One Nicotiana tomentosiformis chromosome 4, ASM39032v3, whole genome shotgun sequence genomic window carries:
- the LOC138910178 gene encoding uncharacterized protein, protein MQGIRSQVCVAYKDLCLFPDVQLPAGFKMPKFDMYEGHGDLVAHLRGFCSKMRGVDGKYKLLMEYFSQSLSGAALEWYTRQDASRWYTWDDLAQAFARHFQYNTDIVPDCLYLTKVEKKSSESFKEYGFRWREQAARVNPPMEEDEMVEYFLQALEPTYFGHLISAIG, encoded by the coding sequence ATGCAAGGGATAAGAAGCCAAGTATgtgtggcttacaaggatttatgcCTATTCCCTGATGTCCAACTGCCAgctgggttcaagatgcccaagtttgacATGTACGAGGGACATGGAGATCTcgtggcccatttgagaggctttTGTAGCAAGATGAGAGGCGTTGATGGGAAATACAAATTATTAATGGAGTATTTCAGTCAGAGTCTGAGTGGGGCGGCTTTGGAATGGTATACCCGCCAAGACGCCagcaggtggtacacatgggacgacttggctcaggccttcgctcggcactttcagtacaataCAGATATTGTCCCGGATTGCCTATAtttgaccaaggtagagaagaaGTCCAGTGAGAGCTTTAAggaatatggtttcagatggagagaacaagctgcacgggtcaatcctccaatggaagaagatgagatggtcgagtactttcttcaagccctaGAGCCTACTTACTTTGGAcatttgatctcagccataggtTAG
- the LOC104089610 gene encoding sugar transport protein 12-like, with the protein MAGGNFIPGGGGDNPDEYPGKLTLYVAMTCIMAAMGGLIFGYDIGISGGVTSMDPFLKRFFMSVYQKEALNTSTNQYCKFDSQLLTLFTSSLYVAALFASIVASHVSKKRGRKVTMALGGLFFLIGAVLNAAAIHISMLILGRILLGIGVGFANQSVPIYLSEVAPYKYRGTFNVLFQMAITIGILIANLVNFGTSKMSGGWGWRVSLGGAAVPALVILVSSMFLSDSPSSLIDRGMKEEAEQLLKKIRGVDNVNAEFNDLVMASEASKKVERPWNNLLFVRKYRPQLVLSILIPSLQQLTGINVVMFYAPVLFQTLGFKSNASLMSAAITGGVNVGATFISVFCTDKFGRRILFFWGGIFMCIFQTAVAALIGAKFGTTGNAADLPLWFAALVVVCICVFVANFAYSWGPLGWLVPSEISPLEVRSAAQCVTVSMNMFFTFGVAQIFLKMLCGMKFGLFIFFAVFVLIMTVFVYLYVPETKNIPIEEMSQVWREHWYWNKFVDDAEPKPQGNGLKPAKEIV; encoded by the coding sequence ATGGCTGGTGGAAACTTTATCCCCGGCGGTGGCGGAGACAATCCAGATGAGTATCCAGGGAAGCTAACATTGTACGTAGCCATGACTTGTATCATGGCAGCCATGGGAGGGTTGATCTTTGGCTACGACATTGGAATTTCAGGTGGAGTTACTTCCATGGATCCTTTTCTCAAACGCTTCTTCATGTCTGTTTACCAAAAAGAGGCTTTGAACACCTCGACCAACCAATACTGTAAGTTCGACAGCCAGTTGTTGACCCTTTTCACGTCTTCTCTCTACGTGGCTGCCCTGTTTGCGTCCATTGTTGCTTCTCATGTTAGTAAAAAACGTGGCAGAAAAGTTACTATGGCCCTTGGAGGTCTCTTTTTCTTGATAGGCGCCGTCCTCAACGCTGCTGCTATCCATATTAGTATGCTCATCTTGGGTCGTATTCTTTTGGGGATTGGTGTCGGATTTGCTAATCAATCTGTCCCTATTTATTTGTCAGAAGTTGCTCCCTACAAATACAGAGGGACTTTCAACGTGTTATTCCAAATGGCCATCACCATTGGGATTCTGATAGCGAATTTGGTCAACTTTGGAACTAGCAAAATGTCTGGCGGTTGGGGTTGGAGGGTTAGCTTAGGAGGTGCAGCCGTGCCAGCACTAGTCATCCTGGTTTCCTCAATGTTTCTCTCTGATAGTCCGAGTTCGTTGATAGACAGGGGAATGAAAGAGGAGGCAGAACAATTGTTGAAAAAGATAAGAGGAGTTGATAATGTGAATGCTGAATTTAATGACCTTGTTATGGCGAGTGAAGCATCCAAGAAAGTAGAAAGGCCATGGAATAATCTTTTATTCGTCCGAAAGTATAGACCGCAGTTGGTTTTGTCAATTCTGATACCATCACTCCAGCAGCTTACGGGAATTAACGTGGTCATGTTCTATGCTCCAGTACTTTTCCAAACATTAGGGTTTAAGAGTAACGCTTCGCTTATGTCAGCTGCTATCACTGGCGGTGTCAACGTGGGTGCAACTTTTATTTCAGTCTTTTGTACGGATAAGTTTGGGAGGAGAATACTCTTTTTCTGGGGTGGCATCTTCATGTGTATATTCCAAACAGCAGTGGCAGCTCTTATTGGGGCAAAATTCGGAACAACAGGGAATGCAGCAGATTTGCCACTTTGGTTTGCAGCTTTAGTGGTTGTTTGCATCTGTGTATTCGTTGCTAACTTTGCATATTCATGGGGTCCTTTAGGATGGTTGGTTCCGAGTGAGATTTCTCCATTGGAAGTTCGATCTGCAGCACAATGTGTTACTGTCTCCATGAACATGTTTTTCACTTTCGGAGTTGCACAAATTTTCTTGAAGATGCTATGTGGGATGAAGTTTGGTCTATTTATCTTCTTTGCGGTCTTTGTGTTAATAATGACTGTGTTTGTCTACTTGTACGTGCCCGAAACAAAGAATATACCAATTGAAGAGATGTCTCAAGTTTGGAGAGAGCATTGGTACTGGAACAAGTTCGTGGATGATGCAGAACCAAAGCCACAAGGGAATGGCTTAAAGCCCGCAAAGGAGATAGTCTAA
- the LOC138910179 gene encoding uncharacterized protein, protein MYVDEADHDKKPGWKFFFDGAANMKGVRIGAVLISETRHHYPVITQLQFYCTNNMAEYEACILGLRLAIDMGVQLQFYCTNNMAEYEACILGLRLAIDMGVQEILVLGDSDLLVHQIQGEWETRDLKFIPYRQCLHDLCKRFRSVEFRHIPRIHNEITDALATLASMLHHSDKTYVDPLHIQIRDQHAYCNVVEEEPDGEPWFHDVKEYITSGSISSTCYK, encoded by the coding sequence atgtatgttgaCGAGGCTGATCATGATAAAAAGCCCGGTTGGAAAttcttctttgatggagctgctaaTATGAAAGGCGTCAGAATAGGGGCtgtactcatttctgaaacaaggCATCACTACCCCGTAATAACTCAGCTTCAATTTTATTGTACCAACAACATGGCTGAGTACGAGGCATGCATTCTGGGTTTGAGACTAGCTATAGACATGGGAGTTCAGCTTCAATTTTATTGTACCAACAACATGGCTGAGTACGAGGCATGCATTCTGGGTTTGAGACTAGCTATAGACATGGGAGTTCAAGAAATATTGGTTTTaggagattcagatttgttggttcatcagattcagggagaatgggagacTCGGGATTTGAAGTTCATACCATATCGACAATGTCTGCATGATCTTTGTAAACGGTTCAGGTCGgtagaattcaggcatattcccaggattcataatgagattACCGATGCCTTGGCTACTCTGGCGTCAATGTTACACCATTCAGATAAGACTTATGTCGACCCTCTGCATATCCAAATCCGTGATCAGCATGCCTATTGCAATGTGGTTGAGGAGGAACCTGATGGTGAGCCTTGGTTCCATGATGTCAAGGAGTACATCACGTCGGGGAGTATATCTAGTACATGCTACAAgtga